The window TGGCAATTGCTCAAGGACAAGGCATCGCAATTTTACCGCTGCAACCGGAAGGGAAATCTCAGATAAAACCGCTAGATTTTCTACCTAAATTTGGCAGATTACTCAGCTTTTCGCAGGATGGTTCAGCAGCGGCAATGGTGCAATTTAATCAGGATTATACCCGTTCGCTATTCTTGGTAACAAACCAAGGGGTTCAGAAAGAACTGCTGCGGACAACCGGCTCAATTATCAGCGCTCAATTCGATCCGCTGAAGCAAACACTTTACTGTCTGTTGACGCAGTTGGTAACGAATACGAAGGAATACCGAGAAGAACCTTATATTGCAGCAGTTGACCTAAAAACCGGGAAGCAGACCCCGCTAGTATTGCTACCAAAACAGCGGGATGTGCAAATAAGCGTAGCAACAGATGGATTGGCAATTTTGTTCGATCAAATCGTCATTGACCGGCAAAACCAGACTTTAGGGATTTCCCCCCGTACAGATGCCGGTGAAACCATTACAACCAGTAACCTGTGGTTGCTGCCGGTGCTGCCTTTGTCAGAAGATGCCGGCACTAAAATACAACCAGAACAACTACCTTTTGCTGGTTTACGTCCTCGTTGGTTGCCTTAATCTTGTTACCAAGCATCTTCAACTGTTAACTTTATTGGCGTTTATCTGCCTTTATCTGCGGTTAAAAAAATTAACCTTTGCAGAAACTCTAATAAACCGTCCTCCCCTAAAAAAAAATAAGGATGAAGTTGAAACAAATAACTTCATCCTTATTTTTCAAAACCTCGATTCTTTGTCTGTTATTTTGTTGCGGTAGCCGGCTGAACTGCTGGCTTTTTCTGGCCCAGCAATCGCTCAACACTCATGGCAGCAACGCCCAACGTTACCAAAACCATGCCAGTAATTTGTTTGCTTTGCAAAGTCTCCTGAATAATCAAAAAGCCAAACAAAGCCGTCAACGCCGGCCCGCTGGTGCCAATAATTGAAGCCAACGCCGCACCGGCATAACGGATCGCAAAATTATTTAACAGATAACTAGCCAGGGTAAACAACCCTAAAACAATCCCACACACGACTAACTGGGGCCACACCCCCGAATCAACCCGCACTGCCAAATTCCTCGGTAAAGGCACGAGCAAACTGATACTGCAAAAGATCAAAATCGAGATAAATCCTACCAATGTAAAAGGAATGGGGTGCAGCTTTTTCTGCCCCAACTGCGCCATTAAAACGTAGCCGGCAAAAGTGAAACCGGCACCCGCTGCCGCAGCGACACCAAGCTGAAGATTTCCCTGGGCACCGCTTTGAAAACTAGGCAGCGCCAAGACGCCTCCGCCCGTAATCACAAACATAGCCAAAATGCGAATAATGGTAGGCCGATCACCAAATAGCGCCCAAGAAGCGAACACCGTCACAATTGGGTAAATAAAGAAAATCGTGATCGCAATGCCGGTGGGAATATTTCCGATGGCAATATAAATCAGAACTTGAGAGAGAAACAAAAAGAAACCACTGCCGATAACTTTTGCCCACTGAGCACTATCTCCAGACGAGACAAAACGTTTGATGTCTTGCCACACCTGCGGATAGAGGAACGTTGCCAAAATAGGCATCACAGCGATCACGACAATCGTTCGCAGCAACAGAATCAATAGCGAATTTCCAAATCCAGGGGTGATAACTCCCGCCAGATCGAAAAGCCCAAAGATTCTGCGACTCGGAAATGCCGGACTCTTGAGAATAATCTTCAAGCAAACATTAAATAACGACAGCACCATCGAAGATATCAGCGCTAGCACCAAACCCACCTGAATCAAAGATTTTGTCGGCGGGGTTGTTGCGGCTGCCGGTTGAGCGACAGGTGCCTCCGACACGGGCGGAACTGGTACAACGGACGGTGTTTTTTCGCCTAAGCGATCCAGCACGCCGGTGCTGCTAGAACCTTGCAGTTGGCCCAATTGAGCCGGCATCGCGCCTTGCAATAGACGCTGGATCTCTTCCTGTGTGAGGTGAGCCGTTGTGTGCAGCGGACTCGCTTCATTTTGGAGCTGTTCAATCAAACGATTGACCAGTGCCTCCAGAATCACCTCCCCTTGCTGCTGCAAGCTATTCAAGCGGTTGAGCTGTTCGTTCAAGGCGCTGTGATTTTGGCCGATCTCCGCTTGCACCGCCTGATAATTCTCCATCAGGGTGCCGTCCATCGATGCCAGCAAGACTCTACTGCCCTTGCGATCATTGCGAGAAGCAGACGTATCCAAAGTCTGTGCGTTGACTGATGCCTCGCTCAAGGAGTGGCGAAGAGTATCTGCCATCTGGTCAAGCCGAGTTGTCAGGCGCTCTTGCAGTTGGCTGGCCACAATTTCGGCAAGTTGCTGAGCCAACTGTTGTTGCTGAGCGTTATTTTGCTGGGATATGCCTTCAATTTGCTGCAAACGCAACTGCTGCTGTTGAATTCGCAGCTTGTCAATATCTTCATTCAGGCGTGATTTTTCCCCCAGCAGCCGCGTGATATCCTGCGCTACCTGAAGAATTAAATCTTGCTGTAGATGCTTCAGCTCCTGAGTCACTGCCCTCAGAGCGGTTTCTACTGCCCTAGGATCGCCTGCTGCAAAGTTTTCCGGTCGGTTGTCCAGTGGCCCCATCAGTGTTTAACCTCTAGTCTATTGCCGTCAAAGGTTTTAAGTTGGAACTGAATCAGTTTTATCAATGTTGCTATGTATTTTGGCAAATCAAGTCCTAGTTTGGACTCAGTACGCCTTAAAGAAATGTGTTTTTCTCTCTCAGACCTCATTTTTGCAGGTTGCTGGAATCATTTTGCCCAACTTTGTAAGAGATGGAACACAAAGAAAGGCAATTGTGTTACCGTACCAGGTTTGGAAGGTCTCTACTTCTTCAAAATTTATAAATTTTTGCTTGCATGAGGTGCTGGTTTCAAAAATACTTGGCACGATTAATGCTATCTGCCACCGGCACTTGCTCAGCAACTGAAGTTGAGATGCTGGCAAGTGCGAACTGTTTGCAGTTGATAATTAAGGCTAAAGCGTGATTTTTTTACCGTTTAGGTTTTATGAGGCGATGGCTACCTACAAAATCTGCCGCGCAATGGCAAAAATGCCGGCACCTAAACCGGCGGCAATTGGCACGGTAATTACCCAGGCTAAGAAAATTCCCTGAATAGTTTGGAAGCGAATGGGAGTGTGAGAGCCGGTTTTGGACAAGCTTTGGACAAGCCCAATTCCTATAACCCCGCCGACAAGAGCGTGAGAAGTCGAAACCGGCATCCCTAACCGGGAGGCGATTAAAACTGTGGTGGCGGTGGCTAATTCAGCGCAGAAACCCCCACTTGGCTGTAGTGCAATGATGTCTTCCCCGACTGTGGTAATCACTTTTTTCCCCAACACAGCTAACCCGGCAACGATGCCGGCTCCCCCCAGCACTAAAATCCACAAAGGGACGGTAAACCCGGCTGCGGGAACAGAGCCGGTGTTGCGAATGTAAGCAATTGCCGCTAAGGGTGCCACAGCATTACCCACATCATTCGATCCGTGGGCGAAGGCGACGAAGCAGGCGCTCAAGATTTGAAACCGTGCTAACTGTCGTTCAACAGTGAGTGCTGAGTTGGATGAGGCAAGAGGAGGTTCAGTCGTCGAAGGTGAGTTTAAAGTTTCTGCGGTTTTTGCTTTTGCCTTTTCTAGCTGTGCCCAACTATTTAATGTCAGCAAAACTGCCGCACCGGCACCGATCGCCAAAGGCAAATCATGGGCGGGAATATTTAAACCGAAACGGTTGACGATCCAAGCGTGGACAGGGGCGCTCAGTGTGGGCAGTACAAGGACCCCAAATACTCCCAGCAGTGCTGAACTCAGCCAGGGAATCCACTCGCGTAGCTGCTGCATCGGCTCACTGCCATCGAGAATCCAGCGTTTGACGGCGCTGTAGAAGCCGGCGGCAATGATGCCACTCACGAAGGGTGTTGCGATCCAGGTGAGGGAAATTATGCGAATATCTGACCAGTTAACCGCACCCACACCGGCTGCTACCCAGGTGAAGCCGGCAATTGCGCCAACCACGGCATGGGAGGAAGAAACTGGCCACCCCCGGCTGGTTGCAACTTGCACCCACAATCCGCAGGCGAGCATGACTGAAACCATGCCGGTGAGAAGGACGGTTGGCTGGGCGGCAAATACTGCAGGATCAACGATTTGAGTGGCGATGGTGCTGGAGACGCTTTGGCCAAATAAGACAGCGCCGGTGAATTCTAAGATGCCGGCAACGACGAGCGCTTGCCGCAGGGTCAGTGCTTTTGACCCCACAGAGGTTCCCATCGAGTTGGCTACATCGTTTGCCCCCAGGTTCCAGGCAACATAAAAGGCGAGCAGTGGTAGCAAAACAGCCATATCGATTTTAGGGGTTCAGATTGGGGATTAATGAATGAACTCTCTAAATATGATACGGTTTCAATTGCTGGCCTTTATTTGATCAATCCTTCTAATTCTTCGGATTGTATCTGTTCAGTCTTTCTCAAGTTCCTTAGGTCGGCCCATTGTCCAGCTCTTGTGTCTGGAGCGTCCTACCGGGCCATTAACTCTTCTGAAATATTTCAGAAATCTTCTAGACTTCTTGGCAGCGCTCGATGTAATATAAGAAATTGTGAGTTTTTTAAGCGATATGAACGCTGAAGCGATTATCCGCTCGATAGAATCAGAGCATTTAAAATCGAATCTGCCAAACATTAACGTTGGCGACACCGTCAAAGTTGGCGTAAAAATTCGAGAAGGCGGAAAAGAAAGGGTTCAGCCCTACGAAGGAACCGTGATTGCCAGACGTAACGGTGGCATCAGCGAAACCATCACGGTGCGGAAAGTTTTCCAAGGTGTTGGCGTTGAGCGTGTATTTCTCCTCCATTCCCCCAGAATTGAGAGCATACAAATTTTGCGTCGCAGTAAGGTACGTCGTGCTAAACTGTATTACCTTCGTGATCGCGTTGGTAAGGCAACCAGACTCAAGCAGCGGTTTGATCGGCCTTTTTAGTTTGAATTCAAGCTTGGCAGTCTGGCAATTAATGCCGGAATGCGTTAATATAAAAAACGCGAAGGGTAAATGCCAAGCTCAAGCTGTGCGCTCTTAGTTCAGTTGGTAGAACGCAGGTCTCCAAAACCTGATGTCGGGGGTTCAAGTCCTCCAGGGCGCGCTGAACGATTCTCATAAAAGTTCTGCCCGAAAGTGTCTCGATAGCTGTTAAGTTAGCGTCAGAAGAGTAAGCTTTCGGGTAGCCTTATTGTGAGGGTGGTTCAAACGAGAGGGAAGGCATCCGTCTCTCAAGGTCGCAGGTGGGTGAAACTCGGATCAACAGCCAGTCGCCATACCTGACAATAGAAGCAAAGAGAAGATAGTCGCGATCAAGCGTTGCGATATAATTCAAAAAGTAACTCCTGCCGGCTCACAGAGTACAAGGTGACAAGAAACTAGCATCCAAGAGTTGGCGCTAGCCGGCGTTAAACAAGGACTGTAGAAAACTCATTTGTACTCAGTGAAGTAAAAAACCGAAACCTGAGTCAAGTTAACTAGACTTTTCTTAGGCAGGGGCGAGCTTGTACAAAAAAAACAGGTTTCTAGGTTCCTGGCCTTAAGGCAGTTAAAAACCAAGCGATCAACCATTAACGGAGGGCGGCAATTTCCCTGAGTGCTAACCGTAATAGGTAGGAACGAAGGCTGCATTGCCGCAATGAGATGGCCAAGAAAAACGAAGCAGAAGTACAGCAAAATCCCCCCACAGGGTTTAATCTCAGAACCTTTTTTGAAGAAACAAAAGAGGAACTGGGAAAAGTCGTTTGGCCCTCCAGGCAGCAATTGATTAGTGAATCGCTTGCCGTTCTTTTGATGGTAACTCTTG of the Microcoleus sp. FACHB-672 genome contains:
- the rplS gene encoding 50S ribosomal protein L19, which translates into the protein MNAEAIIRSIESEHLKSNLPNINVGDTVKVGVKIREGGKERVQPYEGTVIARRNGGISETITVRKVFQGVGVERVFLLHSPRIESIQILRRSKVRRAKLYYLRDRVGKATRLKQRFDRPF
- a CDS encoding DMT family transporter encodes the protein MGPLDNRPENFAAGDPRAVETALRAVTQELKHLQQDLILQVAQDITRLLGEKSRLNEDIDKLRIQQQQLRLQQIEGISQQNNAQQQQLAQQLAEIVASQLQERLTTRLDQMADTLRHSLSEASVNAQTLDTSASRNDRKGSRVLLASMDGTLMENYQAVQAEIGQNHSALNEQLNRLNSLQQQGEVILEALVNRLIEQLQNEASPLHTTAHLTQEEIQRLLQGAMPAQLGQLQGSSSTGVLDRLGEKTPSVVPVPPVSEAPVAQPAAATTPPTKSLIQVGLVLALISSMVLSLFNVCLKIILKSPAFPSRRIFGLFDLAGVITPGFGNSLLILLLRTIVVIAVMPILATFLYPQVWQDIKRFVSSGDSAQWAKVIGSGFFLFLSQVLIYIAIGNIPTGIAITIFFIYPIVTVFASWALFGDRPTIIRILAMFVITGGGVLALPSFQSGAQGNLQLGVAAAAGAGFTFAGYVLMAQLGQKKLHPIPFTLVGFISILIFCSISLLVPLPRNLAVRVDSGVWPQLVVCGIVLGLFTLASYLLNNFAIRYAGAALASIIGTSGPALTALFGFLIIQETLQSKQITGMVLVTLGVAAMSVERLLGQKKPAVQPATATK
- a CDS encoding inorganic phosphate transporter, whose amino-acid sequence is MAVLLPLLAFYVAWNLGANDVANSMGTSVGSKALTLRQALVVAGILEFTGAVLFGQSVSSTIATQIVDPAVFAAQPTVLLTGMVSVMLACGLWVQVATSRGWPVSSSHAVVGAIAGFTWVAAGVGAVNWSDIRIISLTWIATPFVSGIIAAGFYSAVKRWILDGSEPMQQLREWIPWLSSALLGVFGVLVLPTLSAPVHAWIVNRFGLNIPAHDLPLAIGAGAAVLLTLNSWAQLEKAKAKTAETLNSPSTTEPPLASSNSALTVERQLARFQILSACFVAFAHGSNDVGNAVAPLAAIAYIRNTGSVPAAGFTVPLWILVLGGAGIVAGLAVLGKKVITTVGEDIIALQPSGGFCAELATATTVLIASRLGMPVSTSHALVGGVIGIGLVQSLSKTGSHTPIRFQTIQGIFLAWVITVPIAAGLGAGIFAIARQIL
- the secE gene encoding preprotein translocase subunit SecE encodes the protein MAKKNEAEVQQNPPTGFNLRTFFEETKEELGKVVWPSRQQLISESLAVLLMVTLAATFIYLVDNLFNWAATQVFR